In a single window of the Phocoena sinus isolate mPhoSin1 chromosome 7, mPhoSin1.pri, whole genome shotgun sequence genome:
- the TWIST2 gene encoding twist-related protein 2 isoform X1: protein MEEGSSSPVSPVDSLGTSEEELERQPKRFGRKRRYSKKSSEDGSPTPGKRGKKGSPSAQSFEELQSQRILANVRERQRTQSLNEAFAALRKIIPTLPSDKLSKIQTLKLAARYIDFLYQVLQSDEMDNKMTSCSYVAHERLSYAFSVWRMEGAWSMSASH from the coding sequence ATGGAGGAGGGCTCCAGCTCGCCCGTGTCCCCCGTGGACAGCCTGGGCACCAGCGAGGAGGAGCTCGAGCGGCAGCCCAAGCGCTTCGGCCGGAAACGGCGCTACAGCAAGAAGTCGAGCGAAGATGGCAGCCCGACCCCCGGCAAGCGCGGCAAGAAGGGCAGCCCGAGCGCGCAGTCCTTCGAGGAGCTGCAGAGCCAGCGCATCCTGGCCAACGTGCGCGAGCGCCAACGCACCCAGTCGCTCAACGAGGCCTTCGCTGCGCTGCGCAAGATCATCCCCACGCTGCCCTCGGACAAGCTCAGCAAGATCCAGACGCTCAAGCTGGCCGCCAGGTACATAGACTTCCTCTACCAGGTCCTGCAGAGCGACGAGATGGACAATAAGATGACCAGCTGCAGCTACGTGGCCCACGAGCGCCTCAGCTACGCTTTCTCCGTGTGGCGCATGGAGGGCGCGTGGTCCATGTCCGCCTCCCACTAG